The Camelina sativa cultivar DH55 chromosome 14, Cs, whole genome shotgun sequence genome includes a window with the following:
- the LOC104742145 gene encoding ribosome maturation protein SBDS: protein MSKTLVQPVGQKRLTNVAVVRLKKQGNRFEIACYKNKVLSWRSGVEKDIDEVLQSHTVYSNVSKGVLAKSKDLMKAFGSDDHTKICIDILEKGELQVAGKERESQFSSQFRDIATIVLQKTINPETQRPYTITMVERLMHEIHFAVDPHSNSKKQALDVIRELQKHFPIKRSPMRLRLTVPVQNFPSLLEKLKEWDASVVSKDESGTQMSTVCEMEPGLFRECDSHVRNIQGKLEILAVSVHAEGDTSMDHYDEHDDMTLQTHKPLLPAEAETKDLTDPVVELSKKMQKQEISTTDNIKQEGGEEKKGTKCSTCNTFVGEAKQYREHCKSDWHKHNLKRKTRKLPPLTAEECLSEIDMDDSRADLKDYSF from the exons GAGATCGCTTGCTACAAGAATAAGGTCCTTTCATGGCGGTCTGGCGT GGAGAAGGACATAGATGAAGTGCTTCAGTCTCATACTGTTTATTCGAATGTTTCTAAAGGAGTTCTTGCCAAATCCAAAGACTTGATGAAGGCCTTTGGATCAGATGATCATACGAAAATATGCATTGAT ATTTTGGAGAAAGGTGAGCTTCAAGTTGctggaaaagagagagaatcacAGTTCTCTAGCCAGTTTCGGGATATTGCAACCATTGTTTTGCAGAAAACCATCAACCCTGAAACACAACGGCCTTATACAATCACCATGGTAGAGCGCCTGATGCATGAGATTCATTTTGCTGTTGATCCTCATAGCAATTCCAAGAAGCAG GCTCTTGATGTCATCCGTGAGCTGCAAAAGCACTTCCCTATCAAGCGTTCTCCAATGAGACTGCGCCTCACTGTTCCTGTTCAAAACTTTCCCTCGCTTCTGGAGAAGCTAAAAGAATGGGACGCTAGTGTTGTCTCCAAAGACGAATCTGGAACACAGATGTCCACT GTCTGCGAGATGGAACCGGGCCTATTCCGAGAGTGCGATTCCCATGTCAGGAACATACAGGGAAAACTAGAAATACTTGCTGTATCAGTTCATGCAGAAGGTGACACAAGCATGGATCATTACGATGAGCATGATGATATGACATTGCAAACCCACAAGCCGTTGTTACCTGCTGAGGCTGAGACTAAGGATTTGACTGATCCCGTCGTTGAACTTAGCAAGAAAATGCAGAAGCAAGAGATAAGTACTACAGATAACATAAagcaagaaggaggagaagaaaagaaggggACCAAGTGCAGCACTTGCAACACGTTTGTTGGGGAGGCTAAGCAATACAGAGAGCACTGTAAGAGTGATTGGCACAAACACAACCTGAAGCGTAAGACTCGTAAACTCCCTCCTCTTACCGCTGAAGAATGCTTGTCTGAAATTGACATGGACGACTCTAGAGCAGATTTGAAAGACTACTCTTTCTGA